Genomic window (Nymphalis io chromosome 28, ilAglIoxx1.1, whole genome shotgun sequence):
CGCCatcgcgccaccaaccttgggaactaagatgttatctctcttgtgcctgttacactggctcactcactcttcaaaccggaacacttcaatacttagtatgcggtagaatatttgatgagtaggtggtacctacccagaggggcTTACGTAAAGCCACCAACTACCAGGTTAgtagtaggtatataatatataaatcccCGACATTCTAATTATTAGCGTACCTGATATGTTACGGAGAAGTGTTCAAGAACTACGGATATAAACGAAGTAATTTGGTATACCATATCATAAGGCCCTTCAAACCGATTTcgtccacggcggccaatctcaagagagagagccaactgcgcaggacatattatagtgcataagtttgtgcgcaaacacaggtgcactctctaatccctaactctcataatccgatgggacggcaatccgacacgaccggaaagaattcaggcgcaggaccaacggctttacgtgctttccgaggcacgagagtgcacaattccaacttccagaccccgggctgctactgagaattttctgtcagaaaaacccaataactttttattggcccgacctgagaattgaacaaaagacctccgggtctgcggccttatatctagccactagaccatcacTGTTATGCTGAAATAAAGCATTTCTTACGCATTCAAATCGAGTGAGCAGGAAAAGTATACAGAATAACAATGACAAAATCAGTAACCTATATTTTCTTCATGTCACCCCGTTTATTTTTTGTCGTAATAATAAGAAAAGGCGGTAGTATGTGGAGGACCCaaggaaaaaagaaaaagagaGATTtcctttgaaataaataaataaaaaaataaaaatgtccacTCAGGCCCGTGTGGGTCTTGGGGTACTTGTTCGGGGCGATGGCCCCCTGCAGTGGTGGCAACGCCGTCTGCAACTACAGACGGGTCACTGGGTAGGATCATATCCATGGTGTTTAATTCGGGGGTTCACGCCGTAGAGCGATCAAGCCTCGGCGATCAGCGGTCTGTGGCGGAGTGGTGGGTCCGGATTGTCTTTTCCTGTCGCTCAGCGAGGTTGAGCCCGTTGGTTGCCGGCGAGCGCCCATCAGCCAGCGAGGAATAAGTGGTCAGTGTTGAGTGAGGTCACGTGGTAGTCCTCTTGGGTCCGGTGGTCACCGATGGTATAGCGCGATACCACACAGGTGCTGGGATCGTGCTCCGTCAGCGCGGCCAAACATAGTAGAGCTCAGGCGGCGAACGTGGTCGTCGAGGCTCTCCATACGCAGATCTCTGGCTATCACTACGTTTCTCACGTAGCGAGGGGCTCCGGTAATAATGCGTAACGCTAGCGACTGCTGCGCCTGTAGTAACTTGCGGCTTGTTTCGCTAGCCAGCGCGAACCACGCTGGGGCTGCGTAGGTGAGTCGCGTGCGGACGTACGCTTTGTAAACGCACAGTTTCACACGGAGCGGCAGGTGTTACGCCAGTAGAGGAAATAGGAGGGTTCTTACGGCGCGCGCCTGCGCTACCACGTTCTTCACATGGTGTCGCATTGAAATCTTTCTGTCGACAGTCACGCCCAGGTACTTGACAGTCTGGGACCAGTCGACGGATTCCCCTAGAAGCGATACCGGCGGCGGTAGGGTTTGGGCCCGCCCGATACGTATAAGCTTCCAGTGCTCCAGCCAAGGGGGAAGTGCAGAGATTTTTAAGACGGGTCGATGATGTATAAAACAACCAACTCCAAATGCAGTTGACGAGTGTCGCTGACGTCAGCCGAGCGTGTTCTGCGCTACTCGAGTGTGACCGACGTCATGACGTAACCCGAGTGTAACCGACGTCACCTCGCCACCAATAAACGAGTGACTGATGTTGAGTAAGTGCAACCACGCCGCAATAAACATTACAATCggattcataaattaatattttcgtatTAAGCCATACAAACTCTAAAGTgactgatattaataataacctcAAATtcgtcttaataaaaatataacaccaaATCACATAAATTGATCTAAATTACTCACTCAATATTACTTACACTTAAAAATCCTAATACcacaatttaacatatttaaaaaatcacaagACGcgacaataattaattaatgatattaccTTTCTGTAAatcaacaaaatggcggtttgaaattagcgcgcgttttttttataacgctgTTGTGACAAAGAAATCttcttattatatgtataataatgcaatttaaCCCTAGAACACTAACTTTAATTTTTCGACGCTAAGCACTAAACTTCGTGGATTCGATTATACCTTTATAAAAAGggagtttttaaatttttatacaataaaactttttttttacttttgctttatttacaattattttattacagaagATTAACTTTGCTTAAACTTAGAAATACCACATATTTATCTCTTAATtgacatcatatttttattcactcactcataatccgatgataaagcaattcgacacgaccggaaagatgtCAGGCGCAGAAAACAgggaaaatcaaattaaaactaaacagccgctttgtgaggtttataatatttatatttttcgttaccattacagtattaaaaaaaatacacgaatgAAACTATAAACACATAAAATCTAACaacagtttaataataatattagattaatacaattcttttttttaaataaaactggcGGAGGCGAGGTCTATCCGGCAACCGCATtcgaattaatttttgtttcactGCGTactcgaaataaaaattaagctatgttttaaaaaatatatctaatttaatGAAGGGAATATTCAATTGACTTGAAACAGTCGGAGGACCGCGCCtatagtggttttttttttatatatttccgtGAGGgaaaatgactccactccacctgatggtaagtggaagtagagtccaaacgcgacgacggccagtacaattgggaagaatgttctacactagccgccccctcgccttgccggcccgtaagatgcttcttcacgcctcgtttggaAGAactcgggttgtaagaggaggggaacacgtgagcttgtaaggaattccattttttggaagtgcgacaaagaaaggagttgccaaatttcttcgtgcgtaatggaattgatgtcacagctAGGCGGTGAcgtcgagagccagcacgcgtagacttatgagggaagggggaagcaggaattagcgagaataattcctcagattccttattacttaaattaaaaatatatattatatctataggTATTTGATACATAACAAACCAGCAAAACCCGAGGCTTCGCCAGCGTGCAACacagtttgtgacgaaaatccttcaaaGTCTACCATTTTAACGTACGTAATGCATATTTGaattacacattaaaaaatatttaaataattatgtgctAGCAATGGTATTctgaaattaaaaagatttttttttattttggtaattcgtaaatagccatattaactttaaaaaaaaaattgtaaattcacagacagacacttcatttttatttatttatattgagtatGTTTAgacaattgtttatttatgcATTAGATACTTGGTTAAGGCTTTGTTTAATCCTACACGTTCGGGTTAATTGATGCCTACCAATAATTAATccatcgctaaacagcaataatttgtCTGTGGTCCGGTTCGATGTGTGCATGAccgtgttaatattttttactcgcCCTATGTATATTAGtgaacaaaattacaaaatgacAAATACgacattttgtaatatttaaataaaggcaAATTAAGGACAGTATgaatcgttttttaaattaaattctactaAGTTGGTATAACACCACGAAAAAGTTAATGTAGTATTGTCAAGTAAGTCTTGAGTCTAATCTACAATCTATCAATTATCCGGCATAGTCCTACTTATACGTAGCCTTGTGGCGTTCGGACTTTTATTGTTGTTCATTCATGTTCACGTTGAGGCTACCAGATATCAGTCGCGatatacctacatatgtatataatagtatcattccattattatatatcataagaaTATATGTACCTATGTGCTTTGTGTGTGTATTAACCACTAACCATTGATACTTTATctgttcataaatattttatagaatgaaaatattatgtcttactaaatttatttcaatatgaatTTTATGAACCATATCACAATTTCACACACgatgtgaaataaaaaactagcataaaatagtattaaaaaaaacttattgaatAATTTGCACATTGCTTATGTACCTATATTCTAGGCAAGCCATGAATAAACTTTTAAGAATTAAGTTGCGGCTTATTAACAATCTATTATCTAGCCACTCACTTTAATTCCTAACAAGTATTAGCGTGTGACAGAGACATTAACAAATTTATACAACTACCTTCAAATTtgcataaaacaaaattgttagtAAGGAGATCTCTATAAAGTATTGCTCGTTCCTTCTTAATCGATGATATAATAAGAAAACGGTTTCGTCTCCTTCAGTACATCAATAAAGATGTCTTCAGATGGATCGGACATCGAAATGCAATCGGCGTTAtcgaaaaaaacatttaaaaaagcgCCGAAAAGTCCAACAGCAGATCTTTTAAagaaacaagaaataaaaaagataagtaCGAAAGAAATGATTAATCAAGCCTTGGTCGATCTGAAGAGCCGCAAAGGAACATCTTTGTACGCCATTAAGAAATATCTCGaagagaaatataattttgatgtggagaaaaataattatttaatcaagaaatatttgaaaacgAGCGTCGAAATCGGAACTATAGTTCAAACTAAAGGGGTAGGTGCCACTGGATCGTTCAAACTAGCAGCGGGTAAAGATAAATTAGagaaaacaaagaaaaagaaagagaaaaaatctgaaaaaaaagaaaaatcaaaaaaatcaacaccagaaaaatctaaaaatacaaaaaaagtcgaatcgaaagataaaaaaatagcaaagaaAATGCCTAAAAAGGTTGAgattaataaaaagaacaacaaa
Coding sequences:
- the LOC126779136 gene encoding histone H1.1, embryonic-like, with the translated sequence MSSDGSDIEMQSALSKKTFKKAPKSPTADLLKKQEIKKISTKEMINQALVDLKSRKGTSLYAIKKYLEEKYNFDVEKNNYLIKKYLKTSVEIGTIVQTKGVGATGSFKLAAGKDKLEKTKKKKEKKSEKKEKSKKSTPEKSKNTKKVESKDKKIAKKMPKKVEINKKNNKTDKKEKDVTKKSKIKKEKVVKLKANKMAKGMQTPAKKRAAMMKRKSIGSIIKPPKMKPKAAA